One genomic region from Insulibacter thermoxylanivorax encodes:
- a CDS encoding GNAT family N-acetyltransferase, with protein sequence MDYQILKPTIAEHIEVAVAEPKDADEIMDLLIEIAEWFRSRGSKQWAALLEGRDDHKTAEVIHSRRVFIFKDGEEIAGMVILLDRPSPWDIRLWGEDRAYEGDGTIYVHRLAVKRKYAGRGLGRNILNWCSSGIRFPGKHCLRLDCVGYNETLKSFYMQNGFTYLGDEHGYSLFTKELE encoded by the coding sequence ATGGACTATCAGATACTGAAACCTACAATCGCTGAACACATCGAAGTTGCAGTAGCAGAACCCAAAGATGCAGATGAGATCATGGATCTGTTGATTGAGATCGCCGAATGGTTTCGAAGCCGCGGCTCCAAACAATGGGCGGCTTTGCTGGAGGGCAGGGATGATCATAAGACGGCAGAGGTCATACATAGTAGGCGTGTCTTCATATTCAAAGATGGTGAAGAGATCGCGGGAATGGTGATCTTGTTGGATCGGCCGAGTCCGTGGGATATTCGTCTTTGGGGTGAAGACCGGGCTTATGAAGGAGATGGTACGATTTATGTGCACCGCCTGGCGGTTAAGCGAAAATATGCCGGCAGAGGTCTGGGGCGGAATATCCTAAACTGGTGCAGCAGCGGGATCAGATTCCCGGGTAAGCATTGTCTCCGATTAGACTGCGTGGGGTACAACGAAACGTTGAAGTCCTTCTATATGCAGAACGGTTTTACTTATCTTGGGGATGAGCATGGATACAGTTTGTTTACGAAGGAGCTTGAGTGA